A genomic segment from Montipora foliosa isolate CH-2021 chromosome 9, ASM3666993v2, whole genome shotgun sequence encodes:
- the LOC137969838 gene encoding uncharacterized protein — translation MRADISLVLVLLLTVTLSTARKNEKKSKSRDSNRSLVTELMHAEASNPETGKDVGANASVVLEKIPRFKTKVAEIKWKLNKARKKLKVAKQFVALADKVAAMRQKGKGGSQMVKDVIRKAEIALVHAGEHMGLDYVHFKK, via the exons ATGAGGGCGGATATCTCCCTTGTTTTGGTCCTTCTATTAACAGTGACATTATCCACGGCAAGGAAAAacg aaaagaaGTCGAAGTCACGAGACAGCAACCGTTCACTCGTCACTGAACTCATGCACGCCGAGGCTTCCAACCCGGAAACAGGGAAGGACGTCGGGGCCAACGCGTCCGTCGTCTTGGAAAAGATACCAAGATTCAAAACTAAAGTAGCGGAAATCAAATGGAAGCTAAACAAAGCTCGTAAGAAGCTTAAAGTTGCTAAGCAATTTGTTGCGCTTGCGGACAAGGTGGCCGCCATGAGACAGAAAGGAAAAGGCGGAAGTCAAATGGTGAAAGATGTGATAAGGAAGGCGGAAATAGCTTTAGTGCACGCTGGAGAGCATATGGGACTTGATTACGTACATTTCAAGAAGTAG
- the LOC137969837 gene encoding micronuclear linker histone polyprotein-like: MRPRHSYFPHVFVVFVVKAFCQPAKGNLNADLSLEKIIEEAEKESKQIANEINQWLLRESGSFLKEDEQMHFRSRRSVDVDFGESRTDTKLLSEASQHIERRATTDNDKKVKKYPKKKKGVSVIKSKTTKIKKSRKPKKKHKDKTMKKKNSRRAKQRIPVQAKRGNKAKNVQKRTDELSKANLVKELIGADLDAKKDLGVPEKAYRQLIEIIATSAEPIVENKKSDIARPLPKALSYHNKLTNKHKRVLAILAKMAPDVLRKYFHRKGLDKYWKIMENLRKRTISKRGKKRSHKNAKSLKAKVIFSPKKTKPFSVSKHQTKANFKKAESRGSRYSRRSKFPKNPTKMKKAGTKKLETKKARKVNPRVREGQQINKTGYHKKKGKLKDRQVQKRKVIPRVHVNKNAIKSKIIVHEEENHNKKASRKTLKRPNILTSREKYPLVTQKSAKKPRFPEVNDTRKQGHGEKGRLVAVAFKKELSLRNTTKQIISTSSSPKGNTSLTKIPEGSLKPAQGARSIQNRFSSTETGNTKEEEKTENQHQSKGMAVSSISNVTRTTSARTSNWKVISDEKHKHVDVNHVMATTHSQQSSTRQNQKVNETSLATQNNPGADTIEFLAAKVKKTNTLKLKVAQALLAHCETQNRLRQVFNDVNSSLKKAEALAKAIGTKFGIKPSDINKITSQHTEDAVEQFLNHLF; this comes from the exons ATGAGGCCAAGACACTCCTACTTTCCACACGTGTTTGTCGTGTTTGTCGTCAAAGCGTTTTGCCAACCAGCTAAAG GTAATCTTAACGCAGATCTAAGTCTTGAGAAAATCATTGAAGAAGCTgaaaaggagtcgaaacaaatCGCTAACGAGATAAACCAGTGGCTACTTCGAGAATCTGGTAGTTTTTTGAAAGAAGACGAGCAAATGCACTTTCGGTCGAGACGATCTGTTGATGTCGACTTCGGAGAGTCAAGAACGGATACGAAGCTGTTATCGGAAGCAAGCCAACATATCGAACGCAGAGCAACTACTGATAATGACAAAAAGGTCAAAAAATATCCTAAGAAAAAGAAGGGGGTTTCTGTGATCAAAAGCAAGACAACGAAAATTAAAAAGAGTAGGAAACCTAAGAAGAAACATAAGGACAAAactatgaaaaagaaaaacagtagACGCGCGAAGCAAAGAATTCCTGTACAAGCGAAGAGGGGTAACAAAGCGAAAAACGTTCAAAAACGTACTGACGAATTAAGCAAAGCTAACCTTGTAAAAGAACTGATCGGAGCTGATTTGGATGCAAAAAAGGATCTTGGTGTACCTGAAAAGGCGTACAGACAGTTGATCGAGATCATCGCTACCAGTGCAGAACCGATCGTAGAAAATAAAAAATCGGATATCGCTAGGCCCCTACCGAAAGCACTAAGCTACCATAACAAGTTGACGAACAAGCATAAGCGAGTTTTGGCAATTCTCGCCAAGATGGCACCAGACGTGTTACGAAAATATTTCCACAGAAAAGGACTCGACAAGTATTGGAAAATCATGGAAAATTTGAGGAAAAGAACTATTTCAAAGCGGGGAAAAAAGAGGTCGCATAAAAATGCGAAAAGCTTGAAGGctaaagtcattttctctccgAAAAAGACTAAACCTTTCTCGGTATCGAAGCACCAAACAAAAGCTAACTTCAAAAAAGCCGAAAGTAGAGGAAGTCGGTATTCGCGAAGATCCAAATTTCCGAAAAATCCcaccaaaatgaaaaaagcgGGCACTAAAAAGCTGGAAACGAAAAAAGCGCGGAAAGTTAACCCAAGAGTTAGAGAAGggcaacaaataaataaaactggataccacaaaaaaaaaggaaaattgaaagATAGGCAGGTGCAAAAACGAAAAGTTATCCCACGGGTTCACGTAAACAAGAACGcaataaaaagcaaaataattgttCACGAGGAAGAGAATCATAACAAAAAAGCTTCCCGGAAGACTTTAAAGAGACCGAACATATTGACTTCCCGTGAGAAGTATCCCTTAGTGACACAGAAATCTGCAAAGAAGCCTAGATTTCCGGAAGTAAATGATACAAGAAAGCAAGGGCACGGAGAAAAGGGCCGATTGGTGGCTGTAGCATTCAAGAAGGAGTTATCTCTCAGGAACACGACCAAGCAAATTATATCTACAAGTTCTTCCCCAAAAGGCAACACAAGCCTTACAAAAATCCCAGAAGGCTCGCTTAAGCCAGCACAAGGGGCTAGGTCAATTCAAAACAGATTTTCAAGCACAGAAACAGGTAATacgaaagaagaagaaaagacaGAAAATCAGCATCAAAGTAAAGGAATGGCTGTATCTTCAATAAGTAATGTCACTCGCACTACAAGCGCCAGAACAAGCAACTGGAAAGTCATTAGCGATGAAAAACACAAGCACGTCGATGTGAATCACGTGATGGCAACGACGCATTCTCAACAATCTTCGACAAGACAGAATCAAAAAGTAAATGAGACTTCCCTGGCCACACAAAATAACCCTGGTGCTGATACGATTGAGTTTTTGGCGGCCAAGGTCAAGAAAACGAACACTTTAAAGCTAAAAGTGGCGCAAGCACTTCTAGCTCATTGTGAAACACAGAACAGGCTCAGACAAGTGTTTAATGATGTGAATTCTTCGCTGAAGAAGGCTGAGGCTCTTGCTAAAGCCATCGGAACAAAATTCGGTATCAAACCGAGCGATATTAATAAGATCACTTCTCAACACACGGAGGATGCGGTAGAGCAGTTTCTTAACCATTTGTTTTAG